The following proteins are encoded in a genomic region of Leifsonia psychrotolerans:
- a CDS encoding VOC family protein, which produces MRVKMCSIHVDDPLTAFEFYTNTLGFEELMVMPEYQLYVVQSREDPLLGLLLEPSDNSVAEAYKKGLRKLGVPAIVFGTADVQAEFERLRALNVHFEQEPSTDASGTTAIFDDSCGNLIQLHQD; this is translated from the coding sequence ATGCGAGTGAAGATGTGCAGCATCCATGTGGACGACCCATTGACGGCGTTTGAGTTCTACACGAACACCTTGGGCTTCGAGGAGCTCATGGTCATGCCCGAATACCAGCTGTACGTTGTCCAGTCCCGCGAAGACCCCCTGCTCGGACTCTTATTGGAACCGAGCGACAATTCGGTGGCCGAGGCCTATAAGAAGGGCCTACGCAAGCTCGGCGTCCCCGCGATTGTGTTCGGTACTGCCGATGTGCAGGCCGAGTTTGAACGGCTTCGCGCGCTGAACGTGCATTTCGAGCAAGAGCCGTCAACGGATGCGTCGGGCACGACCGCGATCTTCGACGACAGCTGCGGCAATCTGATCCAACTGCACCAGGACTGA
- a CDS encoding amidohydrolase family protein: MTHTVLPGFQDAHVHLALFDATALRSAGIARVVDLGGWLPDTGRPERIIDIDIEIDCAGQFLTAPGGYPSRQSWTPPSSVCAVSTPTDAAAAVDRQVAAGASVIKVTLNSLAGPVLSTDVLDAILARAHAHGLPVVAHTEGSGQATRAFAAGVDVLAHAPFSERLSDVELAAMAGSITWISTLDIHGWGEYGPEFERAVDNVRRFHARGGRVLYGTDLGNGPLPVGLNHREIEALMTAGFSADDVLRALTGRLAHAHGSVSTRPVAETGSVTLIPGSQPHDRRAFVDWLCTARAVTPAELEALR; encoded by the coding sequence ATGACCCATACCGTTCTGCCCGGCTTCCAAGACGCCCATGTGCATCTGGCGTTGTTCGACGCCACCGCGCTGAGGTCTGCGGGCATTGCGCGAGTCGTCGACCTCGGCGGCTGGCTCCCCGACACGGGCCGCCCTGAGCGCATCATCGACATCGACATTGAGATCGACTGTGCCGGCCAGTTCCTCACCGCCCCGGGCGGCTACCCAAGCCGACAGTCCTGGACTCCGCCGAGCAGCGTCTGCGCGGTTTCGACGCCGACGGATGCCGCCGCTGCCGTCGACCGGCAGGTCGCGGCCGGCGCATCCGTGATCAAAGTCACGCTGAACTCACTCGCCGGTCCCGTCTTGTCCACCGACGTGCTCGACGCGATCCTCGCCCGCGCCCACGCCCACGGGCTACCCGTTGTCGCCCACACCGAGGGCAGCGGCCAGGCGACACGTGCGTTCGCCGCCGGCGTCGACGTGCTCGCCCACGCCCCGTTCAGCGAGCGCCTCTCCGACGTCGAACTCGCGGCGATGGCCGGCTCAATCACCTGGATCAGCACCCTCGACATTCATGGCTGGGGTGAGTACGGCCCCGAATTCGAGCGTGCTGTCGACAATGTGCGCCGATTCCACGCGCGGGGCGGCCGGGTGCTGTACGGCACCGACCTGGGGAATGGCCCGCTGCCCGTCGGCCTGAATCACCGTGAAATCGAGGCGCTGATGACAGCCGGCTTCTCCGCCGATGATGTGCTCCGCGCGCTCACCGGCCGGTTGGCCCACGCACACGGGAGCGTTTCGACCAGGCCCGTGGCCGAGACAGGTTCGGTCACGCTCATTCCCGGTTCGCAGCCGCACGACCGCCGCGCATTTGTCGACTGGCTGTGCACCGCACGCGCCGTAACCCCCGCCGAACTGGAGGCACTTCGATGA
- a CDS encoding VOC family protein produces MNTSTRELLAPETGMGAVTVRVGNLDAMIAYYRDAVTLELQSHDGPVAVLGRGTTPIVILQHAPQLAAPEPRAAGLFHTAILFDTQAQLAAAVYSVATKHPGTFTGSADHLVSEAFYFTDPEGNGIELYWDRDRTAWSWAHGQVEMSTLALDPNEFIRAHLTDEALANPSLGNAIVGHVHLSVGDVASARSFYVDALGFESTAELGGSALFVSAGGYHHHMAMNTWNSAGSGRRRLALGLGQVDIIVPGADDLGALNERMTHHGISTRDDGQTLSFDDPWANLIRVRTA; encoded by the coding sequence ATGAACACGTCCACGCGCGAATTATTGGCCCCCGAGACCGGTATGGGCGCTGTCACCGTGCGCGTGGGCAACCTTGACGCGATGATCGCCTACTACCGCGACGCCGTCACGCTCGAACTGCAGAGTCACGACGGTCCCGTCGCCGTGCTCGGCCGCGGCACGACACCGATCGTGATTTTGCAGCATGCTCCGCAACTGGCGGCGCCCGAGCCGCGCGCCGCCGGCCTGTTCCACACCGCGATTCTCTTTGACACTCAGGCACAACTCGCGGCAGCCGTCTACTCGGTCGCCACGAAGCACCCGGGAACCTTCACCGGCAGCGCTGATCATCTGGTCAGCGAGGCCTTCTACTTCACCGACCCCGAAGGCAATGGGATCGAGCTCTATTGGGACCGTGACCGCACGGCCTGGAGCTGGGCTCACGGCCAGGTCGAGATGTCCACCCTCGCCCTCGACCCGAACGAGTTCATCCGCGCCCATCTGACCGACGAAGCACTCGCCAATCCCTCGCTCGGCAATGCCATCGTCGGTCATGTGCATCTCTCGGTGGGCGATGTGGCGAGCGCCCGTTCGTTCTACGTTGACGCGCTCGGCTTCGAATCCACAGCCGAACTTGGCGGCTCGGCCCTGTTCGTCTCGGCTGGCGGCTACCACCACCACATGGCCATGAACACCTGGAACAGCGCCGGCTCCGGCAGGCGCCGCCTCGCCCTCGGACTCGGCCAGGTCGACATCATCGTGCCCGGCGCAGACGATCTCGGAGCACTGAACGAGCGGATGACGCACCACGGCATCAGCACCCGTGACGACGGGCAGACTCTCAGCTTCGATGACCCGTGGGCGAACCTGATTCGCGTGCGGACCGCGTAG
- a CDS encoding TetR/AcrR family transcriptional regulator, with amino-acid sequence MTTSARATEDSALPRRRDARQNRERLIVEARAMIAENGVDASLEEIARRAGVGVATLYRNFPSRDDLVKTLYEVALDELATVRAEIAAAPTAWDGVVVYAERVAEWLVADPSLPPILRRIAVIDPNYRPPGTFENFINSLVAQAKRDGDLRGDVTAVDVAMLVTIVGSLGTLGTPYGGQWRRQLSIVLDGLRVAGGERPKLPGRPLNINEFQASVHGLSRAAKRRASRTGGAQ; translated from the coding sequence ATGACAACTTCTGCGCGCGCCACCGAGGATTCGGCGTTGCCCCGTCGACGGGACGCCCGGCAGAATCGCGAGCGGCTCATCGTCGAGGCTCGTGCGATGATCGCCGAAAACGGTGTGGATGCGTCGCTCGAAGAGATCGCCCGTCGCGCCGGGGTCGGTGTAGCCACGCTGTATCGCAACTTTCCCAGCCGTGACGACCTGGTGAAGACGCTGTATGAGGTCGCGCTCGACGAATTGGCGACGGTCCGTGCCGAGATCGCCGCCGCGCCGACCGCCTGGGACGGCGTCGTCGTCTATGCCGAAAGGGTTGCGGAGTGGCTTGTGGCCGACCCGTCGCTGCCGCCGATTCTGCGTCGGATCGCCGTGATCGACCCGAACTATCGGCCACCGGGAACCTTTGAGAACTTCATCAACTCGCTCGTCGCCCAGGCGAAGCGTGACGGCGATCTGCGCGGCGACGTCACTGCCGTTGACGTGGCCATGCTGGTGACGATCGTCGGCTCGCTCGGCACCCTGGGCACACCGTACGGTGGCCAGTGGCGACGGCAACTCTCGATCGTGCTTGATGGTCTGCGGGTTGCCGGCGGCGAACGCCCGAAGCTGCCCGGTCGGCCACTGAACATCAACGAGTTCCAGGCGTCGGTACACGGACTGAGCCGGGCCGCGAAGCGACGGGCCTCGCGCACCGGCGGCGCACAGTAG
- the purD gene encoding phosphoribosylamine--glycine ligase, whose amino-acid sequence MKILVLGSGAREHAIVTALLREEPRHEIVAAPGNAGIAADVPCVALDANDPDAVTNFAIADNVDLVVVGPEAPLVAGVADALRSRGIPVFGPGQAAAALEGSKTFAKRIMDAAGVPTGRAVRAGSLAEAEAALDAFGAPYVVKADGLAAGKGVLVTSDRDAAIAHSTYWLQHGSVLIEEFLDGAEVSLFLLSDGHTVLPLSPAQDYKRLADGDAGPNTGGMGAYSPLPWLDRRFGSEQAFVDEVIATVALPTVRQLAAEGTPFIGLLYCGLILTDAGIRVIEFNARFGDPETQVVLPRLITPLSGLLLAAASGELSSVPRPEFSTDVAVTVVLASENYPETPITGRAITGLAAALAVPGVTIAHAATRLEGDTFIATGGRVLSVVAVGSDFTDARARAYDAIDTITLEGAQFRTDIAARVAQ is encoded by the coding sequence GTGAAAATTCTGGTCCTCGGCTCCGGTGCTCGCGAGCACGCAATCGTCACCGCTCTGCTCCGCGAAGAGCCGCGCCACGAGATCGTTGCGGCACCCGGCAACGCCGGAATTGCCGCGGATGTTCCGTGCGTCGCCCTCGATGCGAATGACCCGGACGCCGTCACCAACTTCGCGATCGCCGACAACGTCGATCTCGTGGTCGTTGGGCCGGAGGCTCCCCTCGTCGCCGGCGTCGCCGACGCACTGCGCAGTCGAGGCATCCCCGTCTTCGGACCGGGCCAGGCCGCAGCCGCCCTCGAAGGCAGCAAGACGTTCGCCAAGCGCATCATGGATGCGGCCGGGGTTCCCACTGGTCGCGCCGTGCGCGCCGGCTCCCTCGCCGAGGCAGAAGCGGCCCTCGACGCGTTCGGCGCCCCTTACGTGGTCAAGGCCGACGGACTGGCCGCGGGCAAGGGTGTGCTCGTCACGAGCGACCGCGACGCCGCGATCGCCCACTCCACGTACTGGCTGCAGCACGGCAGCGTGCTGATCGAAGAGTTCCTCGACGGAGCGGAGGTGTCCCTCTTCCTGCTCAGCGACGGCCACACCGTGCTGCCGCTCTCGCCCGCGCAGGATTACAAGCGCCTCGCCGACGGCGATGCCGGCCCGAACACCGGCGGCATGGGTGCCTACTCCCCGCTGCCCTGGCTCGACCGGCGCTTTGGGAGCGAACAGGCTTTCGTGGACGAGGTCATCGCCACCGTCGCCCTCCCCACCGTGCGCCAGCTCGCCGCCGAAGGCACCCCGTTCATCGGGCTGCTGTATTGCGGACTGATTCTGACGGATGCCGGCATCCGCGTCATCGAATTCAACGCCCGATTCGGCGACCCCGAGACCCAGGTCGTGCTGCCGCGCCTGATCACGCCACTGTCTGGCCTGCTGCTCGCCGCGGCATCCGGCGAGCTCTCCTCGGTACCGCGCCCCGAATTCTCGACCGATGTCGCAGTCACCGTGGTTCTCGCCAGTGAGAACTACCCCGAGACTCCGATCACCGGTCGTGCGATCACGGGCCTGGCTGCCGCCCTCGCGGTACCCGGCGTCACGATCGCACACGCCGCGACCCGTCTCGAGGGCGACACCTTCATCGCCACCGGTGGCCGGGTGCTGAGCGTCGTCGCGGTCGGGAGTGACTTCACGGATGCGCGCGCTCGCGCCTACGACGCGATCGACACGATCACGCTGGAGGGCGCCCAGTTCCGCACCGACATCGCGGCTCGCGTCGCGCAGTAG
- a CDS encoding FecCD family ABC transporter permease, translated as MTLDRTAAASATRRALLFTGLSVALVLMVLVSAGSGQVAITPGGVLASIGRALGFDSGGGADTAMTDATLWTIRFPRIVMALLIGAALASAGTLMQAIFGNPLAEPSVVGVSSGAALGASLSIVLGWTFLGEWTIAVTAFAAGLITTLVIYLSSRSNGRTEIVTLVLTGIAVNAVAGAGLALLTFLGDTSAREQIIFWQLGSLNGSRWEQVGVVLPLIVVGLIVAFLLARTLDLFALGERSARHLGVNVELVRIIIIVVVALLVCAAVSFAGIIGFVGLVVPHLMRMIIGPAHLPLLTASAIGGALLLVTADLVARTAVPMADLPIGMLTSLVGGPFFFWLLRRTRRREGGWA; from the coding sequence GTGACGCTCGATCGCACAGCTGCGGCCTCCGCCACCCGCCGCGCCCTCCTCTTCACCGGCCTCAGCGTCGCACTGGTCCTGATGGTGCTCGTCTCGGCCGGCAGCGGTCAGGTCGCGATCACCCCCGGCGGCGTGCTCGCCTCGATCGGCCGCGCGCTTGGCTTCGACTCCGGCGGCGGCGCTGACACGGCGATGACCGACGCCACACTCTGGACAATCCGTTTTCCCCGCATTGTGATGGCGCTGCTGATCGGTGCGGCCCTCGCCTCGGCGGGCACACTCATGCAGGCGATCTTCGGCAACCCGCTGGCCGAACCGAGCGTTGTCGGTGTCTCGTCAGGAGCCGCGCTCGGGGCCTCCCTCAGCATCGTGCTCGGCTGGACGTTCCTCGGCGAATGGACGATCGCCGTCACCGCCTTCGCCGCCGGTCTCATCACCACCCTGGTGATCTATCTCTCGAGCCGCTCGAACGGCCGCACCGAGATCGTCACGCTCGTACTCACCGGCATCGCCGTGAATGCCGTCGCCGGCGCCGGGCTCGCCCTACTCACCTTTCTCGGCGACACCAGCGCCCGCGAACAGATCATTTTCTGGCAGCTGGGCAGTTTGAACGGATCCCGCTGGGAACAGGTCGGCGTGGTGCTGCCGCTCATCGTCGTCGGCCTCATCGTCGCCTTTTTGCTGGCCCGCACCCTCGACCTCTTCGCCCTCGGCGAGCGCAGCGCGCGCCACCTCGGCGTCAACGTCGAGCTCGTGCGCATCATCATCATCGTCGTCGTCGCCCTGCTGGTCTGCGCGGCCGTCTCGTTCGCGGGCATCATCGGCTTCGTCGGTTTGGTGGTGCCGCACCTCATGCGCATGATCATCGGCCCGGCCCACCTGCCGCTGCTCACAGCGAGCGCGATCGGTGGCGCCCTGCTGCTCGTCACCGCCGACCTGGTCGCTCGCACCGCCGTGCCGATGGCCGATCTGCCGATCGGAATGCTCACCTCGCTCGTGGGCGGTCCGTTCTTCTTCTGGCTGCTGCGACGCACCCGCCGCCGCGAAGGAGGGTGGGCCTGA
- a CDS encoding heme ABC transporter ATP-binding protein: MHTAHALTPHADAVPTHEPAICTTGVCVDIDSQRILDEVDFVAQPGEVHALIGPNGAGKSTLLAVIAGDQATTAGAVRIAGRPLAEWQLRALARERAVLLQDHSVFFPFTVRQVVEMGRAPWARTAQEDEDDAAVAAALTATDIEHLAERRLPTLSGGERARAAFARVLAQRTGILLLDEPTAALDLGHQEAVLQLARERARAGDAVVVVLHDLSLAAAWSDRITLLERGRVVASGTPGDVLTAERVSAVYRHPVEVIRHPLTDVPIILPVRQLG, encoded by the coding sequence ATGCACACCGCACACGCGCTGACCCCCCACGCGGATGCCGTGCCAACGCACGAACCCGCCATCTGCACGACCGGCGTCTGCGTCGACATCGACTCTCAGCGCATCCTCGACGAGGTCGACTTCGTCGCTCAGCCGGGCGAGGTGCACGCACTGATCGGCCCGAACGGCGCCGGCAAGTCGACGCTGCTCGCCGTGATTGCAGGCGACCAGGCCACCACAGCCGGTGCCGTGCGGATCGCCGGCCGCCCCTTGGCGGAGTGGCAGTTGCGCGCGCTGGCCCGTGAACGTGCGGTGCTGTTGCAGGACCACTCAGTGTTCTTCCCGTTCACGGTGCGTCAGGTCGTCGAAATGGGCCGGGCACCCTGGGCGCGCACGGCCCAGGAAGACGAGGATGACGCCGCCGTCGCCGCTGCACTCACGGCCACCGACATCGAGCATCTGGCAGAACGCCGACTGCCGACTCTGTCCGGCGGCGAGCGCGCTCGGGCCGCATTCGCCCGGGTGCTTGCGCAGCGCACCGGCATCCTGCTGCTCGACGAACCGACGGCGGCCCTCGACCTCGGCCATCAGGAAGCCGTGCTGCAGCTCGCCCGCGAGCGGGCCAGGGCCGGCGACGCTGTCGTGGTCGTCCTTCACGATCTGTCACTGGCGGCGGCCTGGTCCGACCGGATCACGCTGCTCGAGCGGGGGCGCGTCGTGGCCAGCGGTACCCCCGGCGACGTGCTCACGGCCGAGCGCGTCAGCGCCGTCTATCGGCATCCGGTCGAAGTGATCCGGCATCCGCTCACCGACGTGCCAATCATTCTGCCGGTGCGCCAGCTCGGCTGA
- a CDS encoding ribokinase, with the protein MTTIAVLGSANMDLVVQMARLPLPGETIFGSSFTTVPGGKGLNQAVAAARMGGTVDFLGAVGTNAYGRDLHTLMTAEGMRTTGLALVDAPTGTAHISVVGSGENSIVVVSGANACVTALTDVQHATIESSAFLVMQCELPLSALVEGIAVARAAGVFTVLTPAPVMPFPEGFLASVDLIVPNQIEASELTGESDPVRAAEVLSADQTWAIVTLGAEGAVIAHDGVVLGLAPARPVKAVDTTAAGDTFVGALVARLAALRGAGSTDAAAASGSSSGSAAASGSAAASGSAAASGSAAGSGSSSADAAASARSTISESDMIEAVRWATVASSIAVTRAGATSSMPTLAEVAAILA; encoded by the coding sequence ATGACTACAATCGCCGTGCTGGGCAGTGCAAATATGGACCTCGTCGTGCAGATGGCCCGCCTCCCGCTGCCGGGTGAAACCATCTTCGGCTCGAGCTTCACGACAGTTCCCGGCGGCAAGGGCCTGAACCAGGCCGTGGCGGCCGCCCGAATGGGTGGCACCGTCGATTTTCTCGGCGCCGTCGGCACCAACGCCTACGGCCGCGATCTGCACACGTTGATGACTGCGGAGGGAATGCGTACCACCGGCCTCGCGCTCGTTGATGCCCCCACCGGCACCGCCCACATCTCGGTCGTCGGCTCGGGTGAGAACTCGATCGTCGTCGTTTCGGGCGCCAACGCCTGCGTGACCGCACTCACCGACGTGCAGCACGCCACCATCGAGAGTTCCGCATTCCTGGTGATGCAGTGCGAACTGCCACTGAGCGCGCTCGTCGAGGGCATCGCCGTCGCCCGAGCAGCCGGTGTTTTCACCGTGCTCACACCGGCTCCGGTGATGCCGTTTCCGGAGGGATTTCTTGCGTCGGTCGACCTCATCGTGCCGAACCAGATCGAAGCGTCTGAACTGACCGGAGAGAGCGATCCGGTGCGCGCCGCCGAGGTGCTCAGCGCCGACCAGACCTGGGCGATCGTTACCCTGGGCGCAGAAGGCGCGGTGATCGCGCACGACGGTGTCGTGCTCGGACTCGCCCCGGCCCGTCCGGTGAAGGCCGTCGACACGACCGCCGCCGGCGACACCTTCGTGGGTGCGCTCGTGGCCCGATTGGCTGCACTGCGCGGCGCCGGTTCGACGGATGCGGCAGCTGCGTCGGGCTCGAGCTCGGGCTCGGCCGCTGCCTCGGGCTCGGCCGCTGCCTCGGGCTCGGCCGCTGCCTCGGGCTCGGCCGCTGGCTCGGGCTCGAGCTCGGCCGACGCCGCGGCATCCGCTCGCAGCACCATCAGCGAATCCGACATGATCGAGGCCGTGCGCTGGGCGACCGTCGCATCGTCGATCGCGGTCACGCGCGCCGGCGCGACCAGCTCGATGCCGACGCTGGCCGAGGTCGCGGCGATTCTGGCGTAA
- the kynA gene encoding tryptophan 2,3-dioxygenase, whose translation MPVEKNTREFDPNIVTDFRDRMSYSSYLDLDTLLRAQRPVSTPPHHDELLFIIQHQTSELWLKLMLHELRAASAALRADQLAPALKGIARVKHIQRTLTEQWSVLATLTPSEYAEFRGFLGNSSGFQSYQYRAVEFALGNKNRRMLSVFESDPDALALLTDVYEAPSIYDEFLRYLHRAGYPIPIDVVQRDVTEAWVLHPELVPTFVSIYQDASANWAAYEACEELVDLEDNFQLWRFRHLKTVQRIIGMKTGTGGSSGAAFLQKALELTFFPELFAVRTEIGS comes from the coding sequence GTGCCCGTTGAGAAGAACACCCGCGAGTTCGATCCGAATATTGTGACAGATTTTCGAGACCGAATGAGCTACAGCTCGTATCTCGATCTTGACACTCTGCTGCGTGCCCAGCGCCCGGTGAGCACGCCCCCGCACCACGACGAACTCCTGTTCATCATCCAGCATCAAACGTCAGAACTCTGGCTCAAATTGATGCTTCACGAGCTGCGCGCGGCCAGCGCTGCGCTGCGAGCCGACCAGCTCGCCCCCGCACTCAAGGGCATCGCGCGGGTCAAGCACATCCAGCGCACACTCACCGAACAGTGGTCGGTGCTGGCCACCCTCACCCCGTCGGAGTATGCCGAATTCCGCGGTTTTCTCGGCAATTCCTCGGGCTTCCAGTCGTACCAGTACCGCGCCGTCGAGTTCGCTCTCGGAAACAAGAACCGCCGCATGTTGAGTGTGTTTGAGAGCGATCCGGATGCCCTGGCTCTGCTCACCGACGTCTATGAAGCGCCGAGCATTTACGACGAGTTCCTGCGCTATCTGCATCGCGCCGGCTATCCGATTCCGATCGATGTGGTGCAGCGCGACGTCACAGAGGCCTGGGTGCTGCACCCCGAGCTTGTACCGACGTTCGTCTCGATTTATCAGGATGCCTCGGCCAATTGGGCCGCCTACGAAGCCTGTGAAGAGTTGGTCGACCTCGAGGACAACTTTCAACTCTGGCGTTTTCGCCATCTGAAGACCGTGCAGCGCATCATCGGCATGAAGACGGGAACGGGCGGCTCCAGTGGCGCCGCATTTCTGCAGAAGGCCCTCGAACTCACCTTTTTCCCCGAACTCTTTGCGGTGCGCACCGAAATCGGCTCATGA
- a CDS encoding phosphoribosylaminoimidazolesuccinocarboxamide synthase, with the protein MTHETPPPASVAVDLPGWTHSYSGKVRDLYVPDAPSSAAAAKLSALDRVLVVASDRVSAFDHVLEPGIPGKGELLTTLSLWWFDRLADVPNHLVADHVMSKDAGTEHTVGLIPAAVAGRAMLCKRLAMFPIECVVRGYLTGSGWKEYQVSQTVCGIPLPAGLTNGDRLPEPLYTPAWKAPLGEHDENISFERTVELVGADVAAALRDASLSIFRAASAIAESAGVILADTKFEFGTDPETGVITLGDEVLTSDSSRYWDAAAWQNGTTPEARMASFDKQIVRDWLAANWDQTGTPPLLPTHIVKQTAARYRELLERLTE; encoded by the coding sequence GTGACCCACGAGACCCCGCCGCCCGCATCCGTCGCCGTCGATCTGCCCGGATGGACCCATTCCTACTCGGGCAAGGTCCGTGACCTGTACGTGCCCGATGCGCCGAGCTCGGCCGCCGCGGCCAAACTTTCGGCTCTGGATCGGGTTCTTGTCGTCGCCAGCGACCGTGTGAGTGCGTTCGACCACGTGCTCGAGCCGGGAATCCCGGGCAAGGGCGAACTGCTCACGACCCTGAGCCTGTGGTGGTTCGACCGTCTGGCCGACGTGCCCAACCATCTCGTGGCCGACCATGTCATGAGCAAAGACGCCGGCACCGAACACACCGTGGGCCTGATTCCCGCCGCCGTTGCCGGCCGCGCCATGCTCTGCAAGCGCCTGGCGATGTTCCCGATTGAATGTGTCGTGCGTGGCTATCTCACCGGTTCCGGCTGGAAGGAATACCAGGTCTCGCAGACCGTCTGCGGCATCCCGCTGCCGGCCGGCCTCACGAACGGTGACCGTCTGCCTGAGCCGCTCTACACCCCGGCGTGGAAGGCCCCCTTGGGCGAACACGACGAGAACATTTCGTTTGAGCGCACCGTCGAGCTCGTCGGAGCGGATGTCGCGGCCGCCCTCCGCGACGCGTCACTGTCGATCTTCCGCGCGGCCTCTGCCATCGCTGAATCGGCCGGCGTCATCCTCGCCGACACGAAGTTTGAGTTCGGCACCGATCCCGAAACTGGCGTGATCACCCTCGGCGACGAGGTTCTCACAAGCGACTCGAGCCGCTACTGGGATGCCGCGGCCTGGCAGAACGGCACCACCCCCGAAGCCCGGATGGCCAGCTTCGACAAACAGATCGTGCGCGACTGGCTCGCCGCGAACTGGGACCAGACCGGCACCCCGCCCCTGCTGCCGACTCACATTGTGAAGCAGACCGCGGCGCGCTACCGCGAGCTGCTGGAGCGCCTCACCGAGTGA
- a CDS encoding sterol carrier family protein — MGRARIEDAAGLAAVRQWQTDAAAGATSSRDVRALAVRYTLQLLAEQAEGNTLEVRVPPFGAVQCIEGPRHTRGTPPNVVEMDAATWLALATGGLSWVDGLATGAIHASGQRADLTGHVPIV; from the coding sequence ATGGGTAGGGCTCGAATTGAGGACGCGGCCGGGCTCGCCGCCGTGCGCCAGTGGCAGACGGATGCCGCTGCGGGCGCCACATCGAGCCGCGATGTGCGTGCGCTGGCCGTGCGCTACACGCTTCAATTGCTCGCCGAGCAGGCCGAGGGCAACACGCTCGAGGTGCGCGTGCCACCATTCGGCGCCGTGCAGTGCATCGAGGGCCCGCGGCACACCCGCGGCACCCCGCCGAACGTCGTCGAAATGGATGCCGCTACCTGGCTGGCGCTCGCCACCGGCGGATTGAGTTGGGTTGACGGCCTCGCCACCGGGGCCATTCACGCGTCGGGTCAGCGCGCCGACCTGACCGGGCACGTGCCGATCGTCTGA
- a CDS encoding NUDIX hydrolase, producing MRPAPNDPRADLEQLCARGLSWSNDLTRNLPDSTRGRPAAVLVLFGVLDSVPATRADRGERASSPTARVPRDLDVLLVRRAETLGSHPGQIGFPGGRLEAADADATAGALREAIEETGVDPSGVDTLGALPELSLTASNHLVTPVLAWWTRPSEVVAVDHAETIEVFRVPVADLLDPANRSITVHGGVYRMPAFTVGDRLIWGFTAHVLSRLFEELGWAVPWDSGRIVQPDR from the coding sequence ATGCGTCCAGCCCCGAACGACCCCCGAGCCGACCTCGAGCAACTCTGCGCCCGCGGACTCAGTTGGAGCAACGATCTGACGCGAAACCTGCCCGACTCGACGCGGGGCCGGCCGGCCGCAGTGCTTGTGCTCTTCGGCGTGCTCGATTCGGTGCCCGCGACGAGAGCCGATCGGGGTGAGCGCGCCAGCTCACCGACCGCCCGGGTGCCACGGGACCTCGATGTGCTGCTCGTGCGCCGTGCCGAGACGCTCGGAAGCCACCCGGGGCAGATCGGATTCCCCGGCGGCAGGCTCGAGGCTGCCGACGCCGACGCTACCGCCGGCGCCCTGCGGGAGGCCATCGAAGAGACGGGCGTGGACCCGTCCGGTGTTGACACGTTGGGGGCCCTTCCCGAACTGTCCCTGACCGCGAGCAACCACCTGGTGACGCCCGTGCTGGCCTGGTGGACGCGCCCGTCGGAGGTGGTTGCCGTCGACCATGCCGAGACCATCGAGGTGTTCCGGGTGCCCGTCGCAGACCTGCTCGACCCGGCGAATCGGTCGATCACCGTTCACGGCGGCGTCTACCGGATGCCCGCGTTCACCGTCGGGGATCGGCTCATTTGGGGGTTCACCGCGCACGTGCTGTCCCGACTCTTCGAGGAGCTCGGCTGGGCCGTGCCGTGGGACTCGGGTCGAATCGTTCAACCCGACCGCTGA